The sequence CGGCAACACCATCGTCATCAAGCCCAGCGAGGAAACGCCGAACAACTGCTTCGAATTCGCCAAGCTGGTGGCCGAGACCGACCTGCCCAAGGGTGTGTTCAACGTGGTCTGCGGCAGCGGTGCCGGCGTCGGCAGCGCGCTGACCACCAGCGACAAGATTGACATGATCAGCTTTACCGGCAGCGTCGGCACCGGCCAGCGGATCATGGCCGCCGCCGCGCAGAACGTCACCAAGCTCAACCTGGAGCTGGGCGGCAAGGCCCCGGCGATCGTCATGAACGACGCGGACCTGGACCTGGCCGTAACCGCCATTCGCGCCTCGCGCATCATCAACACCGGGCAAGTGTGCAACTGCGCCGAGCGCGTCTACGTGCAGCGCGGCGTGGCCGAGCAGTTCATCGAGCGCATCGCCGGCGCCCTGGCCGAGACGCGCTACGGCGACCCCATCGCCCAGGCGGACGTGGAAATGGGCCCGCTGATCAACGAGGCCGGGCTGCGCAAGGTCGAGCAGATGGTGCGTACCGCACAGAGCCAAGGCGCGCAGGTGATCACCGGCGGCGCCTTGGCGGACCTGGGCAAGGGCTTCCACTACCAGCCGACGTTGCTCGCCAACTGCTCGCACGACATGGAGATCATGCGCCAGGAAGTCTTTGGCCCGGTACTGCCGGTGCAGATCATCGACGACCTGGACGAAGCCATCGCCCTGGCCAACGACTGCGAGTACGGCCTGACCTCCTCGATCTATACCCGCGACCTCTCCACCGCGATGAAGGCCGCGGCCGGTCTGGACTTCGGCGAAACCTACATCAACCGAGAGAACTTCGAGGCGATGCAAGGCTTTCACGCCGGGGTGCGCAAGTCCGGCATCGGTGGCGCCGACGGCAAGCACGGCCTGTACGAGTACACCCATACTCACGCGGTGTATGTGCAAAGCTGAGTGATTTGAGCTGACCAAGAACCCCGCCCCGGCGGGGTTCTTTTTACGCGATCGAGCGACGACTAGCGGCTGACCCTAGGGTGGACCGAGAGGCGCTCCGCTTCAGCCCACCGAAAACACCGAGTCGCCTGCGAGCATCACTTGCGCAGCGCGGTAAGACCGTAACGGTGCAGCTTGCGATAAAAGGTGGCGCGGTTGATGCCGAGGGAACGGGCGGCCGACGTGACATGGCCGCCGTGCTGCTCGAGTGTCGCTTGCAGATGGGCCGCTTCGGCAGCGTCCCGGGTCGTCTCCAGCGACTGCACAACGGATGACCGCTCCGCAGGCACAGACATGATCTCCGGCGGCAGACAATCGAGACCGATCATCCCGTCGTCCGCCAGCGCGACCGCACAGCGCAGCACGTTGATCAGCTGGCGCACGTTGCCAGGCCACCCGTAAGCGGCCAGACGCTCCATCGCCTCGGCGGTCAGCTCGACACGCTCATGCCCGGCCTCACGTTCTAGAACGCGGCGGATAAGCCCCACGCGATCCGCCCGGTCGCGCAAGGCGGGCAGCCTGATAGTCAACCCGTTGAGTCGATAATAGAGGTCCTCACGAAACTCGCCCGCAGCCACCATGACGGGCAGGTCGCGGTGCGTCGCGCACACCAGCTGCACGTTCAACGACACCGGTGTTGCGGCGCCCAGCGGCACCAGTTCCCGCTCGGCCAGCACGCGCAGCAGCCGCGTTTGCAGATGCGCCGGCATATCGCCGATCTCGTCGAGGAACAGCGTCCCGCCATTGGCCTGTTCCAGCTT is a genomic window of Stutzerimonas stutzeri containing:
- the aldA gene encoding aldehyde dehydrogenase; this translates as MTDPITYQNYIDGAFVACDSLIEVRNPATGAVLSRVPESDAASAERAVTAARAAQKSWSQKPAIERAGYLRAIASKIRQNAERLARVITEEGGKIQSLALVEVNFTADYLDYMAEWARRIEGEIITSDRPGENIFLFRKPLGVVAGILPWNFPFFLIARKMAPALVTGNTIVIKPSEETPNNCFEFAKLVAETDLPKGVFNVVCGSGAGVGSALTTSDKIDMISFTGSVGTGQRIMAAAAQNVTKLNLELGGKAPAIVMNDADLDLAVTAIRASRIINTGQVCNCAERVYVQRGVAEQFIERIAGALAETRYGDPIAQADVEMGPLINEAGLRKVEQMVRTAQSQGAQVITGGALADLGKGFHYQPTLLANCSHDMEIMRQEVFGPVLPVQIIDDLDEAIALANDCEYGLTSSIYTRDLSTAMKAAAGLDFGETYINRENFEAMQGFHAGVRKSGIGGADGKHGLYEYTHTHAVYVQS